From Sander vitreus isolate 19-12246 chromosome 5, sanVit1, whole genome shotgun sequence:
gtgatggtgataAAATATAGCTACTGATTGTTATTGCCTGTTTCTTAGCTCATTTACTGAAAGTATGTCCTTTATTTCCCAACTTGCAGTACTTGCGTAGTTAGTAGTATTTCTAGACTTGAGTCACTTTACTgttcagaatgctgcagcgggAAAACCTACTGTACTCTCACTTTCTCATACAAACCAGCAAACTGACTTACATTGACCCACTACACTAGTAATAGGCCAAAATTGACAGTCAACACAAAGCACTTCTTCACTGCACATTTGTTTTTGCCAGAGCAAACTCTCttactttctgtctctctgctgttgcacagattttttttactgcagtaatcaCGCCAGCACATGAGATCCCCGAGAGGCTTTGCCAGAAAGGACCACTAAGTAGTTGCAAAACTCACAGGTCCCACCGAGATTTGAACTCGGATCGCTGGATTCAGAGTCCAGAGTGCTAACCATTACACCATGGAACCCCCTGGCTGAATAGTTATGGGGGAGGGAATCTTGAACTTGTACTTCCGGGTCTATTTATAGCCTGCAGTGTTTGTAGGTTAGACACAGCATGGCTTTATGTAGCTCTTCTTCATCTGAATTCCCTTAGTTTTGGGTTTATATGTTACCCTGCTGgtcacttttacatttttgtctttcaaattctgcATTATTTGTCACTACAAAATATTCATCCCACTGTGTGtttatgcttcttttttttctcgtgtACAGAGGTGTGAAAATgccttttttaaagaaatctcCAAATCTAATGAATAGTTTAAAAAGTATGAAAAAGTATGATGTgataaggggagagagaaaatacTACAGGAAAAAGATGACTGCATTGTGTGAGCTGGAACAGTCAGTATCAatgtttttaaaggtcccatggcatgaaaatgtcactttatgaggttttttaacattaatatgtgttcccccagcctgcctatagtcccccagtggctagaaatggcgatagatgtaaaccgagccctgggaatcctgctctgcctttgagaaaatgaaagctcagatgggccgatctggaatcttgctccttatgaggtcataaggagcaaggttacctcccctttctctgctttgcccgcccagagaatttcgCCCACCCAAGAaagagaggcatcatggctttcaaatgagcaaagtggcagttggtcaaggccacaccccaccctccaccttgccccccccctatcctcctcaatagctacagacaacgaaatggcacatcctaaggaaagctcattgtgggactggctctagtggctgtaattctgcaccaaggctgaatttctggaaagagacttcagatacagtattaggggaccaataaggtctatataaaagagacttcagatacagtattaggggaccactaaggtctatataaaagagacttcagatacagtattaggggaccaataaggtctatataaaagagacttcagatacagtattaggggaccactaaggtctatataaaagagacttcagatacagtattaggggaccactaaggtctatataaaagcatccaaagagcaccatgtcatgggacctttaaattatTTTCAATTTGACAAATTAAGATCAGGTCATTGAATacaagaaaaaagagagcattCTGCTGTGTCAGACAATACGATGAAATGTTGATCACAAACTATAAGATtaacaaagaaaatataaatatcaaACATGTTGACCACAATCATTAGTCCCTCAATTAAAAAACGAGGTACCACAGTATATCTAAATAGTGTTTTATGGTAGGTTTTTGTGTAAAAGGTTGCTCAGTAAGATTTACAGTAACACAAATCATCAGATGTAAAGCCAAGATGTCTAAAAGTACACTATGTACAGCAATGCtgaataaaatgaaagcaaagGAATGAGCACTGGCAATCAGACAGCAGGAAGTTGCAGTGGTAAATGATACTGGTGCACTGCTGAGTAGTGCAGTGTGAGCAGAGGTGCAGCGAGGTTAGGGTCAGACAGGGCTGCAGCTCTGTAACCATTgctgatttctttctttctgtacaggcactttttgttttcctctggtAATTCAATTTTGCTCCGTATTGATCATTGAGCATTTTGTCTGCGTATGTTTAACAGAGACACAGCGACGTCATATTCCCATTATGGTCTTTAACTTTCTTCAAATGGTCCTAGAATCCACTAATTAAAAGATAAAGACAATGTGTGATGCTGAAATATTACAGGTTTAAATTGGTTGTTTAAGTGCTAATAAATGgtgaatttattattattacgtcATTCTTCCTTTTATCCTCAGGAAAAATATCAAAAGGCATTTAACAGTTTTCAATTGTTCACAATATCAATTTCCTATGTTCCATCTAAATGGCGATTATGCTTTTATTAGATGGTTAAAATGGTTTTGTATGAAAAAATGGTGTTGGCAATGGTGTATGCATGTTTGTTTGAATAGGCACATGGTAGAACATACTGCATAATGCCAGTGCTTCCATGTCTGGGAGTGTAGCTCCCTCTCCAGGCCTGCTTTTTCCAGTGAAACCATTTCTAATTTATCCTGTTCCTCATGGCATGCATCAATTTACTGTAAGTCAGGCAATCTTTCTCTACAACATTTTTATGTGAGATTAACTGTCATGTCATGTAAACTACCACCTAATAACTCCTAAGTATTATTAGGGAAAACATTTCTatcactattttcttttttttttttttgtgaagccCATTTATTCTTGCCACTTTGTGGCAGTAATGTGCGACATTTTGGGGTTCCACATCTGAATCTCAAATGAAGCAGTATATCTTCTGGGTATGGTTTTTATGAATGTGCCTCTAACTGCATTGGCTGTACTGTGACACCTCAGATGAAACTATTCGTATACCATATATCTTCAGATGTATCACAGAGTGTACATACTTTTagtttgtataatttattttcacaggataAATCTTTGTCTTACTGTCATTGTTCTTAGAATGGCTGACAAAAATATGTTCGACCTTTCTCAACAGATTTCTATAGAGAATGACTATTTGGGCCCAAGGCGGATCGAGGCTCTAAAAAAGGAGGACGCTGACTGGCAGAAGAAAGCTCAGGAGGCAGTACTCAACATCCAGGAGTTTACTGTAAAATACTTTGAGATCACTGCTAGAGCCCAGAAAGGTTCAGTATGCCATCACGGTCACTGCCAATGTCAAGTCAATAAAGCAGCAGAGGAATGACTTTgaataattacacacacacacacacacacacacacacacacacagtggtagtATTGGCCTGCTATTGACCTGTGTGTGGTTTTGAACACCAAGGCTAATGTGATTTGCTTTTAATGAGGCAGTGCAGACAGCCACGGTTTGACAGGGCCAGGAGGAAACAAGGACAACCTATCGATCAAACAGCTCTGCGAACAGATTGTCTTTGTGAAGGGTTAATCCAAAATGTGCTCCTGCTTATCCTAGTTTTTTCTCCACTACTGATTTGTCCATTTATTATCTGACACTTATTATATCAAAAATCAGATGAGTGGCTTCAAGTGCAAACTGGAATGAAAGAAGTTGTAATGTCCAAATGTGGCCAATAGATGTCTCCCTCTACATCATTGTAATACATATTTCCTATCTTTGACTTTAGGCAtcacattaaaagaaaagaaagtgagtGAAATGCCCACTCatgttatctgtgtgtgtgtgtgtgtgtgtgtgtgtgtgtgtgtgtgtgtgtgcgtgtgcgtgtgcgtgtgcgtgtaggGCTCTATGAGCGTATGAAGGTAGACCGGCGTAAGTTTGGTAAATCTTCATGGACAGCGGCGGTAGAGCGCATGGAGAGACTCTGTTACTCTGTCGCCAAGGAAACTCTACAGCTCCAGAGAGCCAGGGAGATCTGTCTGGAGCAGAGGAAACACACACTTCGAGAGGAGGTGTGATAGTAACACTCAACACCATTCAAAACACATAtgaacatacacactcacacacagacagtcttttgatgtgactttttttgtcctGTCCCCTCAGATGCAGAGTCTGTGTAGCAGTGACGATGCCATGGCCCTCTTAGACCACATGGAGACACGTTACTATGAGCGCCAGCTCCAACTGTACGACATCCAGGTTGAGATACTACAGTGTGAAGAGCTGCTCCTCACTGCTCAACTAGACAGCATTCACAGACAGATGTCAGGTATTTTGGCTGAATTTACAAGCTACTTTTGGATACATTTTGCTTACAGGATAAGCCCCTTATCCTAAgcccctttttttaaaagagtccTGACATGACACTACATTTCACAAACTATTCTGTACTGTTGACTGCGCATGAACATGCTACAAGACAAGTCAAGAGAATTATTACTCTGTACATTAATGGTGTGTAGTGTCTGTCTAACACATGAAAGACATGTAGCTGTGTCTCCAAACAagtctatatatttatgtatgtgtgtttgcagagcGTCAGGATGAGGTGGTGTACTATGATACCTTTGAAAGTGCAGATGATATAAAAGGGGATGATACTGCAGAGAGGGAAGAGCTGCGTAGACTTCAGGTCAGCGCTCGACAGCTGGAGGCAAGAAGGGGTCGCATCACTGCCAAGCGTTCCTATCTGAGGAACAAAAGGGTGTGTACACCCTACTCACAATTACACTTATTTTCATTCCTATTCCATTCTACATACTGTTAGTGTATACTATTCAATATGTAGAAGTGTGTGTTTTGCCTTTTGTTTGATTGGGTTTGATATCCAAGCAGAAGTGACTTTTGAAATGGTGTCCTGCTATGCCAAAAACGTATTTCATCAGGAAACTAACTAATATGCATTGGAATTGGAATTGGCATTATTCATGATGCTGTGTGGGTCagtgtgttgatgttttttttctttctgcaggAGATCTGTGTATCCAACCACACTCAGAAACAGCAGGAACGTCAAGCTATCCACAAGGACTCTGTATCCCACCAGGTCTTACAGGTATGTGCTTTTTTATAATGATGTGACTGTATACCTGTAGCTATGTCAGTAACTCCCTCCTCCTCTAAACCTCAACAATTTTCAGCTgaatgatgatgaagaggaagacgaAGAGAGGAAGAACAGCCGAGTTAGTCAGGAGAGGCAGAGAACTCTGGAGAGACTACGCTCTTTCAAGCAGGTATGTGCCCTCctattaattaaatgtaaatatcaacatttttcttttttctttttttactaatCGACAACTTCTGTCTTTCGCTGTGTCTTTCTCTAGCGGTACCCAGGTCAGGTGATTCTTAAGTCCACTCGACTACGCGTGACCCACACCAGAAGAAGAGAGCGTGGAAGGAGCATGGAAATGAGTAGCGCGAGTGTGGGCCACCCGCTGTGTCTCAGTACCAGTGTGCAGACGGACCCCAGCTCTACACTCACCACTCAGCCCGTCACTGTCCTCACAgcatctcttcctcctctgcctgTGCCCAGTACTGCAGACTCCACCTGCTCTCCCTGCTCCCTGTCCTCACTACTGGCATCCCCCatatcccctcctcctccacctccccctccacctcccctgcCAATAAAGGAGGAGTTGTCGCCTTCTGGGAGCCCAGGTCGGCATGGGCagaaggttgaagggaagaatGCAGCAGAagagctctccctctccccacTCGGTCCATTTATCCCTCGCTTCTTTGATAGCAGCCAACTGTTGAGCGCCCGGCAAAAACTGAGGAAGACTCCCCAGGTTGACTCCCACAGCAGAAGAGGTACTGGAACCATTTACCATAGTAGGCTTAATTAGATTAGCAAGTTACAGTAGCCAATCACCAtttgtcttcctcttctcttcctaTATGTAGTGAGCTCGCCCATGGACGAGGTACTAGCCTCCCTGAAGAGAGGCAGCTTCCACCTGAGGAAGGTCGACCAGCGTTCTCTGCCTCCTTCAACAGGTGACGATGACCCCAACAGCATCCTGGCTCAGATTCGCAAGGGGGTCAAACTGAGGCGCGTCCCCAGGAAAGAGAGAAGGGATCAGGGAGAGCTCCCGGCCTCCACCGACCCCCTGACCAGGAGCATCCACGAGGCGCTGCGCCGCATAAAGGATGCCTCACCAGACTCTGACTCAGATGACGACGGGCTGGCCGGCCATGACTGGGAAAGCTAGGGCTCATGACTCAGACGcaacaaataacacacacacagatgcctgCACCCTCTGGCACTCTTTCACTCACACTCAAGCACACACAGCCCAGTCACACATGTACCTAGTGACTACGCCAGGGCCTGAATCATACCGAATATCACCAACTCACCAAATGCTCCAAAGGTCTATGGTTAAcctgttcatttgtttttcacacTACATGGCCCATCGTGAAGGACATTATCTGTAGGTTTTATTCCTGTATCAGATTGTGAggatgttttgtttatttattgttttgcagTTGTACTGTTGAAAAGCTCTGCACTGGCCTTTTGTGGCTACAACATCCAGAACAGCACATAACACATTTTACACCAAAACACTGCACTGACAGCTATTTGTGAAACTGAAACCACTCGCCCCAAAGCATTAGAACGGAGAAACTTTAACTGCAACACAAATTAAGTAATGGGTATGGTTGATCATTTGGTGTCATGTGGGAGATAGAAAAACAAATAGAAGAGCACAGTGAGATTTGAACTGGACTTACTCTCCAGGTTGTAAACCATAACACCATCACCTCTGCTGATGCTCTGTCCTATTTTTACTCAACCAGTGTACTATGACTGAACAACACTACTGTATGCTGCACAGCTGTTTTTGTCCTGTCACACATGGGTGTGTTATTGTCCTACAATATAAGGATGACTGCTTGTCTAGTCTGACACTGCACAAAGACTGTAAATCCTTTAGTCTGTCGCACCATATTCCTGACCCTCCCCCCGCTCTTGTCCTCTTCCGACCTTCACAACCCCCAACTCTCACCCCCCTATCTGGGTGAGGGAATATGTATCAACCCATCTGTTCGATCGCAGCATATGGCCAGGCTGGAGGGAGATATGGAGAGTCACATAGGTTTATCATTTGGTGCCGAAACTAACAACATCTCTGAGCAGAAGCTGGTCACCTAGAGTGGGAAAAGGATTAGATGAAGGGTCAGCACCAGAGCTGCAGTTTCTTTAGGGGGGAGGAGTTAATATAGTTAGCGTGGTAAAGTGTGGGCAGACTTGGTTGGTGATTCCCAAACTTTGTATGTGGGATAGTCAAGGCAGAGCTGTGAAACCGGTCGCGATTTGAATGATGGATGGTTTGTGGGAAGCTAGATTCTCTCAGCGCTGTAGGGAGTCACTGTGGGCTGTGGATTAGGCGGTCGTGATGCATGCAGTTTCTCTCCGCTATTGCATCTCATCTCATTTCTTTCACTGCACTCAGTGGGCAGAAGCACACAGTAGGAGGTCTGTTACTCACTGTGCTGGAAGTGAAAACCCGCTTATGCACACATGGACTCTGACGCTCACACTAAACTCACAGCCAACATGTACAGAAACATTTAAGTGCGTCCACAGGCTCAACTCATaagtcttttttgtttttgtattgtttcaGCACTTTGATAATGCATAGTACAAATTATGAATCACTTTGCACAgtaacaacttttttttcatcactGGTGAAACATATCTGTAGCAGATGAGTAAGTTAAAAAGCACCAAACAATGTGGAACTGGACCTACAGAGGTGTGATTGAAGGACAGTATGTCAGGACCAGTGGGATGCTTAGCAGCAGAGGAATTCATGCTAACATACATGTTAACATGAAGCAAAAGGATGTGAATTCATAAACTAAGCTCTAATTCTGAAACAGCCTCAGCATGCACAAACAAAGATTTAtgcttttcttttgttcttgtGTTGAGAGCCATTTGCGGATTAATCATAAAGCACGCACTAATGTAGAAAGAACAGGCATGGAAGTATGTGTCAACTTGAAAATAGCTCAATGCTGGCAGAGCAAACCTGAGGCActtttactgtacatgttttcTGTCACTGTCAGCACGATGTTCGTCCATGGTACCCTCATCATGTAGCATGAGGAAGAGATCTAACCATAACTCTTAACTTAAAAACCTATCCCAGACCTTACCCGACTCTATGGCACTATAACTGACCAGGGCAGAGTTTCCCAAAATATGTTAGTGCTAAGGTTTACTTTGTTCCACTAAACAATGACTAACAATGTGCTCAAAATGTTTGGGAAACTGGGCTCAGACTGACCTTAGAAACACACTGTCATGTGCTTTACACTGATCTTTATCTATAAATAACCTTTTTGAGCTAACAGTAATTTTACATTGCGTTCCATTGCTTTGTTTGTATCCTGTTTTTTCCAAAGCTTTTCCAGCCAAATCGTTTTGTGATGTGTTTGCTTCTGAATATTTCCTATGTAGACCTGTTATCCACGCAGGCTGACTATATGACCCGCTGTCTGAATAAGCCAGTCAGACACTTGAGAAGTGCAATATCAATATAGAGAAATACAAGAAAAGGGACGAAACAAGTTAAATGGGTAATAATGAGTTCAGATTGATTGCCTAAAACAATGGACTTATTAAATGTTACAgttatttttacactttagtAGTGTATAAATATACTGTTCCAAGAATacctttttgcctttttgttctaccattttcatttattcaaacctttttt
This genomic window contains:
- the LOC144518135 gene encoding junction-mediating and -regulatory protein-like, with amino-acid sequence MSFTMEDNLESGWVAVRPNAFEVKEKHKFVFIVAWNEVEGKFAITCHNRTVQRRSFGRDPPAEATGKDGDKTKWPESPVRVSKSPSKGAKEAVFRGPKTVISTKPSPVKIPTVIKSAASLVSPDTEVLKSLREGQLSPSLDSLDLEELDSLGMKDCSWAGLFSFQDLRSIHQQLCSVNSDLEPCLPVFPEEPAGMWTVLFGPTEVTETEMDELCYSLQMYLGHALDTCGWKILSQVLFTENDDLDEYYESLSELRQSGLEEALNRAAKHLQELLEKHQTMDSMVKLLELYEEEDEAYGGLLEASTRLYQYLLQPFRDMRELAMLRRQQIKISIENDYLGPRRIEALKKEDADWQKKAQEAVLNIQEFTVKYFEITARAQKGLYERMKVDRRKFGKSSWTAAVERMERLCYSVAKETLQLQRAREICLEQRKHTLREEMQSLCSSDDAMALLDHMETRYYERQLQLYDIQVEILQCEELLLTAQLDSIHRQMSERQDEVVYYDTFESADDIKGDDTAEREELRRLQVSARQLEARRGRITAKRSYLRNKREICVSNHTQKQQERQAIHKDSVSHQVLQLNDDEEEDEERKNSRVSQERQRTLERLRSFKQRYPGQVILKSTRLRVTHTRRRERGRSMEMSSASVGHPLCLSTSVQTDPSSTLTTQPVTVLTASLPPLPVPSTADSTCSPCSLSSLLASPISPPPPPPPPPPLPIKEELSPSGSPGRHGQKVEGKNAAEELSLSPLGPFIPRFFDSSQLLSARQKLRKTPQVDSHSRRVSSPMDEVLASLKRGSFHLRKVDQRSLPPSTGDDDPNSILAQIRKGVKLRRVPRKERRDQGELPASTDPLTRSIHEALRRIKDASPDSDSDDDGLAGHDWES